A stretch of Roseovarius sp. M141 DNA encodes these proteins:
- a CDS encoding GntR family transcriptional regulator codes for MNIPHSKKSDQIARVLTMKIVRGEFRPGEKLGQDQIAREFGVSHVTVREALLHLSAQGLATSLPRRGMCVAPLDRNTVDELRLMRRALEPVALLQSVPKLTAAQISKAETVQAQCDAAETAFAWEEANRMFHMAIIAGCNMPRLTEEINNLQLLHARHFFAKYADRWKPRSEPDHHAIIAAIHDRDAPRADAILRRHLTRLS; via the coding sequence GTGAATATTCCCCACAGCAAAAAATCAGACCAGATCGCACGTGTATTGACAATGAAAATTGTCCGGGGAGAATTTCGGCCGGGCGAAAAGCTTGGCCAAGACCAAATTGCGCGTGAATTTGGCGTCAGCCATGTGACCGTGCGCGAAGCCTTGTTGCATTTGTCAGCACAAGGCCTTGCCACCAGCCTGCCGCGCCGGGGCATGTGCGTGGCGCCGCTGGACAGGAACACGGTGGATGAGCTGCGGCTGATGCGTCGTGCGTTGGAACCCGTGGCTCTCTTGCAATCGGTGCCGAAACTGACCGCTGCGCAAATTTCCAAGGCTGAGACGGTTCAGGCGCAATGCGATGCGGCAGAGACCGCTTTTGCGTGGGAAGAAGCCAATCGCATGTTCCACATGGCCATCATCGCAGGGTGCAACATGCCGCGCCTGACAGAAGAGATCAACAATCTGCAACTGCTCCATGCGCGCCACTTCTTTGCCAAATATGCCGACCGCTGGAAGCCGCGCTCGGAGCCTGACCACCATGCTATCATCGCGGCGATACACGACCGGGACGCCCCGAGGGCGGACGCGATCCTGCGGCGCCATCTGACAAGATTGAGCTAA
- a CDS encoding FAD-dependent oxidoreductase: MTEVTILGAGVAGLWAARALLAHGIRPQLFDRHGPPGPHGCSWWAGGMLAPDCEGAVAEPAVVIHGAGAAAHWAEVTEVQSNGTLVLALDRDRADLGRFASRTSGHRTVTADEIAALEPHLAGRHRRGLFFADEAHLVPRRALADLTAGLAAEDVTVQRVEAKPGDLPGIVIDCRGFAAQADLLNLRAVRGEMVLLRAPEIELTRPVRLLHTRHPLYIVPRGDGLFMLGATQIESAARGPVTARSALELLSAAYALDPRFGEAEIVEFGADLRPAFPDNVPRIIQRGRVLHLNGLYRHGYLMAPALARQAAGFIATSEKGDLFHDD; the protein is encoded by the coding sequence TTGACTGAGGTTACCATTCTCGGCGCCGGGGTGGCCGGGCTTTGGGCCGCGCGCGCCTTGTTGGCGCATGGCATTCGACCGCAGCTATTTGACCGCCACGGCCCGCCGGGGCCGCATGGCTGCTCGTGGTGGGCGGGCGGTATGTTGGCGCCCGATTGCGAGGGCGCAGTGGCCGAACCTGCCGTGGTGATCCATGGGGCCGGTGCCGCCGCGCATTGGGCCGAAGTCACCGAGGTGCAGAGCAACGGCACGCTGGTGCTTGCGCTTGATCGGGACCGCGCCGACCTTGGGCGTTTCGCCAGCCGCACCAGCGGCCATCGCACGGTGACGGCCGATGAAATCGCCGCGCTGGAACCGCATCTGGCCGGTCGGCATAGACGCGGGCTGTTCTTTGCGGATGAGGCGCATCTTGTCCCGCGGCGCGCGTTGGCAGACCTCACGGCGGGTCTGGCCGCAGAAGACGTTACGGTGCAGCGCGTCGAGGCCAAGCCCGGCGATCTGCCCGGCATCGTCATCGACTGCCGCGGGTTCGCAGCGCAGGCAGATTTGCTGAATTTACGGGCCGTGCGTGGTGAAATGGTGCTGCTGCGCGCCCCGGAAATCGAACTGACGCGCCCGGTGCGCCTGCTGCACACGCGCCATCCGCTCTACATCGTTCCGCGCGGCGACGGGCTGTTCATGCTGGGCGCCACCCAGATCGAAAGCGCCGCGCGCGGCCCGGTCACGGCACGTTCGGCGCTGGAGCTTCTGTCTGCGGCCTATGCGCTTGACCCGCGCTTTGGCGAGGCGGAAATCGTTGAATTTGGGGCTGATCTGCGGCCTGCTTTTCCCGACAACGTGCCGCGCATCATCCAGCGCGGCCGCGTGCTGCATCTCAACGGATTATACCGCCACGGTTATCTAATGGCGCCCGCACTGGCGCGCCAGGCGGCGGGTTTTATCGCAACCTCGGAGAAGGGGGATCTTTTCCATGATGATTGA
- the thiS gene encoding sulfur carrier protein ThiS, protein MMIDVNGAAHKIDAANLAAALEQLGWGEARVATALNGRFVPVSQRPNTPLSAGDRLEVLTAMQGG, encoded by the coding sequence ATGATGATTGATGTCAACGGCGCCGCGCACAAGATCGACGCCGCCAATCTGGCTGCGGCGCTGGAGCAACTGGGCTGGGGTGAGGCCCGCGTGGCGACCGCGCTGAACGGTCGCTTTGTCCCCGTCTCGCAGCGGCCAAACACGCCCTTGTCGGCTGGCGACCGGCTGGAAGTGTTGACCGCGATGCAGGGGGGCTGA
- a CDS encoding thiazole synthase, with product MRDFYGVTLDNPLMLGTSQYPSPAVLEAAFRDSRAAVATVSLRREQGAGQAFWDLVRSLGVHLLPNTAGCHSAREAITTAHMAREYFETDWIKLEVIGHDDTLQPDPFELVEAAEALCAAGFKVFPYMTEDQVIAARLVEAGCRVLMPWGAPIGSGLGLANPYGLRNLRAAFPDLALVVDAGLGLPSHAAQAMEMGYDAVLLNTAVAQADDPAAMARAFALAAEAGKLTATSGPMPARDMAVPSTPLIGKAWL from the coding sequence ATGCGCGATTTTTATGGTGTCACGCTGGACAACCCGCTGATGCTGGGCACCTCGCAATACCCCTCGCCTGCGGTGTTGGAGGCCGCGTTTCGCGACTCGCGCGCGGCGGTCGCCACCGTTTCCCTGCGTCGTGAGCAGGGCGCGGGGCAAGCGTTCTGGGATTTGGTGCGCTCGCTTGGCGTGCATCTTCTGCCCAATACCGCCGGATGCCACAGCGCCCGCGAAGCGATTACAACCGCCCATATGGCCCGCGAATATTTCGAGACCGACTGGATCAAACTGGAGGTGATCGGCCATGACGACACGCTTCAGCCCGACCCGTTTGAATTGGTCGAGGCTGCCGAAGCCCTCTGCGCGGCTGGTTTCAAGGTCTTTCCCTATATGACCGAAGATCAGGTGATCGCCGCGCGACTGGTCGAGGCAGGCTGCCGGGTGTTGATGCCTTGGGGGGCGCCGATCGGCTCGGGGCTGGGGCTGGCCAATCCTTATGGGCTACGCAACCTTCGCGCTGCCTTTCCTGATCTGGCATTGGTGGTTGATGCGGGTCTGGGCCTGCCCAGCCACGCGGCGCAGGCCATGGAGATGGGCTATGACGCGGTTCTGCTGAATACCGCCGTGGCGCAGGCCGACGATCCCGCCGCCATGGCGCGCGCCTTCGCGCTTGCCGCAGAGGCGGGCAAACTCACGGCCACCTCCGGCCCGATGCCAGCACGCGACATGGCTGTTCCATCGACTCCTCTGATCGGAAAGGCATGGCTATGA
- a CDS encoding thiamine phosphate synthase yields MTAKLPRFYPIFDSADWIARAMAVGVRLVQLRVKDTPEPALREEIRRALALTRKHGAALVINDHWQIALEEGADWLHLGQEDLDTADIKVIRRVGIRLGLSTHDHSELDRALALAPDYIALGPVYPTILKQMKWREQGLDCVTEWKRLCGDVPVCAIGGLSVARAPGVFAADADLVAAVTDITLHADPDMRMRAWLETCG; encoded by the coding sequence ATGACGGCGAAGCTGCCCCGTTTCTACCCGATTTTCGATAGCGCCGATTGGATCGCGCGGGCCATGGCCGTGGGGGTGCGTCTGGTGCAACTGCGCGTCAAGGACACACCTGAACCCGCGCTGCGTGAGGAAATCCGCCGTGCGCTGGCGCTGACACGCAAACATGGCGCCGCGTTGGTGATCAACGACCATTGGCAGATCGCCCTTGAAGAGGGCGCCGATTGGCTGCACCTGGGTCAGGAAGACCTCGACACCGCGGATATCAAGGTTATTCGCCGCGTCGGCATACGCCTCGGACTCTCAACCCATGACCACAGCGAGCTTGATCGTGCGCTGGCGCTTGCGCCCGACTATATCGCGCTTGGCCCTGTTTATCCGACGATCCTGAAACAGATGAAGTGGCGCGAACAGGGGCTTGATTGCGTGACCGAATGGAAGCGCCTATGCGGTGATGTGCCTGTTTGCGCCATCGGCGGCCTTTCGGTCGCGCGTGCGCCGGGTGTCTTTGCCGCCGACGCCGATCTGGTGGCGGCAGTCACCGACATCACGCTGCACGCCGACCCCGACATGCGGATGCGCGCGTGGCTGGAGACCTGTGGATGA
- a CDS encoding HesA/MoeB/ThiF family protein: protein MSRYARQMILPQVGTEGQARLQSAHVLVVGAGGLGVPVMQYLAGAGVGMLTLIDGDHVEEGNLHRQPLYRMADIGRPKVQAAAEAIRSLNPDTQVCAQVAWLDPDIAPDRVAAADLVLDCADTFAASLTLSDACRAAGKPLITASALGLQGYVAGVCGNAPSLRAIFPDLPISAPTCATAGVLGPVVAMMGALQAQMALSVLLGLSPTPLGQMMIFDAERWRMAEFRFDDAPEPVADLPFIAASAICTGDLVIDLRTEAPAPFRPDALHLSADALTGIRIAPEIRRIVLACRTGLRAHNGAQTLRTRWPGEIVLLSVTDA, encoded by the coding sequence ATGAGCCGTTACGCACGTCAAATGATCCTGCCGCAGGTCGGCACCGAAGGGCAGGCGCGGCTACAGTCCGCGCATGTTCTGGTGGTCGGCGCCGGCGGGCTTGGGGTGCCGGTCATGCAGTATCTGGCGGGCGCGGGCGTCGGCATGCTGACGCTGATCGACGGTGATCACGTCGAAGAAGGCAACCTGCATCGTCAGCCGCTGTATCGCATGGCGGATATCGGTCGGCCCAAAGTGCAGGCAGCGGCAGAGGCGATCCGCAGCCTCAATCCCGATACTCAGGTTTGCGCACAGGTGGCGTGGCTCGACCCCGACATCGCGCCGGACCGCGTTGCCGCCGCCGATCTGGTGCTCGATTGCGCCGATACTTTTGCCGCGAGCCTCACCCTTTCGGACGCCTGCCGCGCGGCGGGCAAGCCGCTGATTACCGCATCGGCGCTGGGTTTGCAGGGCTATGTCGCAGGGGTCTGCGGCAACGCACCCTCCTTGCGGGCGATCTTTCCCGATCTGCCGATCTCGGCGCCCACCTGCGCCACTGCCGGCGTCCTCGGGCCGGTCGTCGCCATGATGGGGGCGTTGCAGGCGCAGATGGCGCTCTCTGTGCTTTTGGGCCTGTCGCCCACGCCGCTGGGGCAGATGATGATTTTCGATGCCGAGCGCTGGCGGATGGCTGAATTCCGCTTTGACGACGCGCCCGAACCTGTGGCCGATTTACCCTTCATCGCGGCCTCTGCGATTTGCACCGGCGATCTGGTCATTGATCTGCGCACCGAAGCCCCGGCCCCGTTCCGCCCCGATGCGCTGCACCTGTCCGCCGATGCCCTCACCGGTATCCGCATCGCCCCCGAAATCAGGCGCATCGTCCTTGCCTGCCGCACGGGCCTGCGCGCGCATAACGGCGCCCAGACCTTGCGGACCCGCTGGCCCGGCGAAATCGTCCTGCTGAGCGTGACCGACGCATAG
- a CDS encoding acyl-CoA synthetase: METNPYNTDLDRNPANYQPLTPLTFLDRAASVFPDHIAIVHGALRRNYAAFYRRSRQLASALAQHDIGRGDTVSALLANTPAMLECHYGVPMCGGVLHSVNTRLDASIIAFQLDHATSKIVIVDREFMPLMQEALALASVKPVLIQYDDPEFTGPQIHVEATDYEAFLSGGDPDFAWLMPEDEWDAISINYTSGTTGNPKGVVSHHRGAYLLAQGNALVSSMQKHAVYLWTLPMFHCNGWCFPWTMSAVIGTHVCLRQVRAEQIWNAMADEAVTHLCGAPIVMSLMISAPDAVKRDLDHTVQFFTAAAPPPETLLADMKTAGFDVTHLYGLTETYGPSVANDWHDAWSDLPPTQQAVLKSRQGVRYLPLEQLDVLDPETMTPVPRDGKTMGEVMFRGNVVMKGYFRNAEATQQVFEGGWFHSGDLGVIHPDGYIQLKDRAKDIIISGGENISSLEVEEALYRHPAVGVAAVVAMPHDKWGETPCAFIELAAGQHADAEMLRLWCREHLAPFKVPGRFIFMPIPRTSTGKIQKFLLRDQAREIAAS, from the coding sequence ATGGAAACGAACCCATACAACACAGATCTGGACCGCAATCCTGCGAATTATCAGCCCCTTACGCCGCTCACCTTTCTGGACCGTGCCGCCAGTGTTTTTCCCGACCACATCGCAATTGTCCATGGCGCTCTGCGGCGCAACTATGCCGCGTTCTACAGGCGGTCGCGGCAACTGGCCTCGGCCTTGGCTCAGCACGACATCGGACGTGGCGATACGGTATCGGCCCTGTTGGCGAACACGCCTGCGATGCTGGAGTGCCACTACGGCGTGCCGATGTGCGGCGGCGTCCTGCATTCGGTCAACACCCGTCTGGACGCTTCCATAATCGCGTTTCAGCTGGACCACGCGACGTCCAAGATTGTGATCGTCGACCGCGAGTTCATGCCCCTGATGCAAGAGGCGCTGGCGCTCGCTTCGGTGAAACCGGTTTTGATCCAATACGATGACCCGGAGTTTACCGGTCCACAAATACATGTCGAAGCAACCGATTACGAGGCATTCCTGTCCGGCGGAGATCCGGATTTCGCCTGGCTGATGCCCGAGGACGAGTGGGACGCGATCTCGATCAACTACACGTCCGGCACGACCGGCAACCCCAAGGGCGTGGTATCGCATCATCGGGGGGCTTACCTGCTGGCGCAGGGAAATGCGTTGGTCTCCTCAATGCAAAAACACGCGGTCTATCTGTGGACCTTGCCGATGTTTCATTGCAACGGCTGGTGTTTCCCGTGGACGATGTCCGCTGTCATCGGCACTCATGTTTGCCTGAGGCAAGTACGCGCCGAGCAGATCTGGAATGCGATGGCCGACGAGGCCGTGACACATCTTTGCGGGGCTCCCATCGTCATGTCGCTGATGATTTCGGCGCCGGATGCCGTCAAACGCGATCTCGATCACACCGTGCAGTTCTTCACAGCCGCGGCCCCCCCGCCCGAAACGCTGTTGGCGGACATGAAAACCGCGGGCTTTGACGTGACCCATCTTTATGGGCTGACCGAAACATACGGCCCTTCGGTAGCAAATGACTGGCATGACGCCTGGTCCGATCTGCCCCCGACCCAGCAGGCCGTGCTCAAATCCCGTCAGGGTGTGCGCTATCTGCCGCTGGAGCAGCTAGACGTTCTGGACCCTGAGACGATGACCCCTGTACCGAGAGACGGCAAAACCATGGGTGAGGTCATGTTTCGCGGAAATGTTGTGATGAAGGGCTATTTTCGCAACGCCGAGGCAACGCAGCAGGTATTCGAAGGTGGCTGGTTCCACTCTGGCGATCTGGGCGTCATACATCCCGATGGCTACATCCAGCTAAAGGACAGGGCCAAGGACATCATCATCTCGGGCGGGGAAAATATTTCCTCTCTCGAAGTCGAGGAAGCGCTGTACCGGCACCCGGCGGTCGGCGTTGCCGCTGTCGTTGCAATGCCGCATGACAAGTGGGGCGAAACGCCCTGTGCCTTTATCGAGCTTGCCGCCGGTCAGCATGCGGATGCCGAAATGCTTCGGCTGTGGTGTCGCGAGCATCTTGCGCCATTCAAGGTTCCGGGCCGGTTCATCTTCATGCCCATTCCAAGAACGTCGACCGGAAAGATTCAAAAATTCCTCCTGCGTGACCAAGCAAGGGAAATTGCGGCAAGCTGA
- a CDS encoding enoyl-CoA hydratase has translation MQNGNILLRDLDDDGILRLTLNDIGRRNALSEAMLAELDAAFADAGSDAAVRVIILAANGPAFCAGHNLKEMTAGRAGPDGGRAYFTKVMAQCSGVMQGIVNCPKPVIAEITGVATAAGCQLVASCDLAIAADTAQFSTPGVHIGLFCSTPMVALSRNVAGKHAMEMLLTGDMTSAGRAAEIGLINRAVAPELLQDATMEMARKIASKSSMTLAIGKRAFYVQREMSLPEAYDFASGVMVENMLARDAEEGIGAFIEKRAPRWQDA, from the coding sequence TTGCAAAATGGCAATATTCTGCTGCGTGATCTGGATGACGACGGCATCTTGCGTCTGACCTTGAATGACATCGGGCGGCGCAATGCACTGTCCGAAGCGATGCTGGCAGAGCTGGACGCCGCCTTTGCCGACGCCGGGTCTGACGCAGCGGTGCGCGTTATCATTCTGGCAGCAAACGGACCGGCCTTTTGTGCGGGCCACAACCTGAAGGAAATGACCGCCGGACGGGCGGGCCCTGATGGTGGAAGGGCCTATTTCACAAAGGTTATGGCGCAGTGTTCCGGCGTCATGCAGGGGATCGTGAATTGCCCCAAACCCGTCATTGCCGAGATCACGGGGGTAGCGACGGCCGCGGGCTGTCAGCTGGTGGCCAGTTGCGATCTGGCCATTGCGGCGGACACGGCGCAATTCAGTACGCCGGGTGTTCATATCGGCCTGTTCTGCTCTACCCCGATGGTGGCCCTGTCGCGTAACGTGGCGGGCAAGCACGCGATGGAAATGCTGCTGACCGGCGACATGACATCGGCGGGCCGCGCAGCAGAAATCGGGCTGATCAACCGGGCCGTCGCCCCGGAGTTGCTGCAAGATGCCACGATGGAGATGGCCCGCAAGATCGCGTCCAAATCCAGCATGACCCTCGCCATCGGAAAGCGTGCATTTTATGTGCAACGCGAGATGAGCCTGCCTGAGGCCTATGATTTCGCCTCCGGCGTGATGGTCGAAAACATGCTCGCCCGGGATGCCGAAGAGGGCATCGGCGCCTTCATCGAAAAACGTGCGCCCCGGTGGCAGGACGCCTGA
- a CDS encoding OsmC family protein — protein sequence MADLSIKLHWQRAEPALHTGQYSNVHSMQYNDSYDVQVDAAPDWGGDPANANPEQALAAALSSCHMMTFLALAAKAGWPLANYHDHGVAHLGANPKGQMSVTRIDLHSVVRFDAVFAINATELEKMQNRAHRYCFIADTLSDNVEINVL from the coding sequence ATAGCCGACCTATCGATCAAACTGCACTGGCAGCGCGCAGAACCCGCGCTGCACACGGGCCAGTACTCGAACGTACATTCCATGCAGTACAATGACAGCTATGATGTCCAGGTGGACGCCGCCCCGGATTGGGGCGGTGATCCCGCCAATGCCAATCCCGAACAGGCCCTCGCAGCGGCCCTGTCCAGCTGTCACATGATGACGTTTCTTGCGCTGGCTGCCAAAGCCGGTTGGCCCTTGGCCAACTATCACGATCATGGCGTCGCCCATCTGGGCGCGAACCCCAAGGGTCAGATGTCGGTGACCCGCATTGACCTGCATTCGGTGGTGCGGTTTGATGCAGTCTTTGCCATCAACGCGACCGAGCTGGAAAAGATGCAGAACCGCGCGCATCGCTATTGCTTTATCGCCGACACGCTTTCTGACAATGTGGAAATCAACGTTCTGTAA
- a CDS encoding Lrp/AsnC family transcriptional regulator, with protein sequence MKRVGLDATDIRILSAVQQHGPLSKTKLAEIANISATPCRARLDKLKAAGFIRGYHAERGIDRYMT encoded by the coding sequence ATGAAAAGGGTTGGCCTTGATGCGACGGATATTCGTATCCTCAGCGCAGTTCAGCAGCATGGCCCACTAAGCAAAACCAAGCTGGCCGAGATCGCCAATATCTCTGCGACACCTTGCCGGGCCCGTCTGGACAAATTGAAGGCCGCTGGTTTCATTCGGGGCTATCATGCCGAACGCGGAATTGATCGATACATGACATAA
- the tnpB gene encoding IS66 family insertion sequence element accessory protein TnpB (TnpB, as the term is used for proteins encoded by IS66 family insertion elements, is considered an accessory protein, since TnpC, encoded by a neighboring gene, is a DDE family transposase.) has product MACGVTDMRKGIAGLAALAQDVLRQKSASGAVFAFRGRRGDRIMLLYWDSQGFCPYYKVLEPGSFPWPSAKDGAMRTTSAQLAMLWTPLGKLLRNRLPTSK; this is encoded by the coding sequence CTGGCCTGTGGGGTTACGGATATGAGGAAAGGGATCGCTGGATTGGCGGCACTTGCCCAGGATGTGCTGCGGCAAAAGTCCGCCAGTGGCGCAGTGTTTGCATTCCGGGGGCGACGCGGGGATCGGATCATGCTGCTCTATTGGGATAGCCAAGGGTTTTGCCCTTATTACAAAGTCCTCGAGCCGGGATCATTTCCGTGGCCGAGCGCCAAGGACGGGGCGATGCGAACGACCTCAGCACAGCTTGCGATGCTCTGGACCCCTCTCGGCAAATTGCTTCGCAATCGGCTGCCGACCAGCAAGTGA
- a CDS encoding transposase — protein sequence MRGETLGVKRRRFWRDEDKLKIVMAVGIGGVTVTRQQIYAWRQDLKKKGLWSPNAGVLFFPLDIPVAVTQPTVAETPTPSAIELRLRCGRCLHFDRTIDPTALTSLIRAVEAA from the coding sequence ATGCGCGGCGAAACTCTTGGGGTCAAGCGACGGCGCTTCTGGCGCGACGAGGACAAGCTCAAGATTGTCATGGCGGTGGGCATCGGCGGCGTGACGGTCACGCGGCAACAAATTTATGCCTGGCGGCAGGATCTCAAGAAGAAGGGCCTGTGGTCGCCCAATGCCGGGGTGTTGTTTTTTCCTTTAGATATACCGGTCGCGGTGACGCAGCCCACAGTCGCTGAAACTCCGACACCGAGTGCGATTGAATTGCGCTTACGGTGCGGCCGCTGTCTGCATTTTGATCGCACAATAGACCCGACCGCGCTGACATCCTTGATCCGTGCGGTGGAAGCCGCATGA
- a CDS encoding amino acid ABC transporter permease: MPRAPSILRNLRWPDLLILAVLAAGIGYVALTIEGTLSYEWRWHLIPDYILRWREDRGEWFANLLLQGLFTTIRISIYASVLALVLGTLLGIARCAQNLTVRLLARTYMELLRNIPPVVIIFIFFFFLSQQLIDALDLNSWARGIARGDNAGTWEFFFGDMRRFPSLISGVIVLALFESAFVGEIVRAGIQSTPRGQREAARAIGMGPLQEMRYIILPQAMRKVTPPMANQFISLIKDSSIISLISVQDLTYKTVELVASTRLIFEAWITTAALYFLLCFGLSLLFRWLERRL; encoded by the coding sequence ATGCCTCGCGCGCCCTCGATCTTGCGAAACCTGCGCTGGCCCGACCTGCTGATCCTCGCCGTTCTGGCGGCGGGGATCGGCTATGTCGCGCTGACCATTGAGGGCACGCTCAGCTATGAATGGCGCTGGCACCTGATCCCCGATTACATCCTGCGCTGGCGCGAAGACCGGGGCGAGTGGTTCGCCAACCTGTTGCTTCAGGGGCTGTTCACGACGATCCGCATCAGCATCTATGCCAGCGTTCTGGCGCTGGTGCTGGGCACCCTGCTGGGCATCGCGCGCTGCGCGCAGAACCTGACGGTGCGACTGCTGGCGCGCACCTACATGGAGCTTTTACGCAATATCCCGCCCGTCGTCATCATCTTCATCTTTTTCTTTTTCCTGTCCCAACAGCTGATCGACGCGCTGGACCTGAACTCTTGGGCGCGGGGCATCGCCCGCGGCGATAACGCTGGTACCTGGGAATTCTTTTTCGGCGACATGCGCCGCTTTCCGTCGCTGATCTCGGGCGTCATCGTCCTGGCCCTGTTTGAGAGCGCCTTTGTCGGTGAAATCGTGCGCGCCGGCATCCAGTCCACCCCCAGGGGCCAGCGCGAGGCCGCGCGCGCCATCGGCATGGGTCCGCTTCAGGAAATGCGGTACATCATCCTGCCGCAGGCGATGCGCAAGGTGACGCCCCCCATGGCAAACCAGTTCATCAGCCTGATCAAGGACAGCTCCATCATCTCGCTGATTTCGGTTCAGGATCTCACCTACAAAACAGTCGAACTGGTCGCCTCGACCCGGCTGATCTTCGAAGCTTGGATCACCACCGCCGCGCTCTATTTCCTGCTGTGTTTCGGGCTGTCCCTACTGTTCAGGTGGCTGGAACGCAGGCTGTAA